A segment of the Nitrospina gracilis 3/211 genome:
GGACATCCTGGTTTATTTCGACCCATGGTTTGCGGGTGTTGTGGCGCCGGTTCTCATCATTGTCGGGCTCATGCTGATTCCCTATCTGGATGTGAACCCCAAAGGCAACGGTTACTACACATATACCGAGCGTAAGCTGGCTATCTGGGTTTACAGTTTCGGTTTTCTCGTGCTCTGGATTGCGCTCATTATCATGGGCGTGTTCCTGCGGGGTCCGGGCTGGAACCTTTTCATGCCCTGGCAGTATTGGGATCCGCACAAGGTGGTGGCCCTGACCAACGTCGATCTCCCCTATGCCCTTGGCGTGCGGACCTATGACATGGCCATGCTGGTTGGCGGTGTCGTGGTGCTCGGTTATTTCGCCGTCGGGACCGCCGTTTATTTTTTCATGGAGAGAAAAGCCCTCAAAACCGTTGGCTTCCTCCGTATGTTCCTTAAGGTGCAATTGTATTTGATCATGATCGGTATCGTTATCAAGATCGCCCTGAGGCTTGGGTTCAATATCAAATACATTTGGGTCACCCCTTGGTTTAACGTTTAACGGGCTTTTCAGAAACATCCATGGCTGAAGAAACTAAAGATCCCCAAGAGGAAGAAAATAAGGAAGACTCCGCGTTCAATGATGGGGAGTTTGATGAGCGTACTTCGTACAGTTTTCTCTTTTTCCTGTGTTCCGGTGCGTTGCTGTTTGTGACCCTGTGGGCTTTCTGGGATGATGAATTCATCCGGCGCGGTTACAAGGATTTTCAGGATACCTACAACGAAGCGCAGTACGAGCGCACGCGTGCGGAATACGTGGAAGTCACCGAGAAAATCGAGGGGCGTACCGAGGAGCTCCGCCAGGCCATTGCCAAGGAAGAGGAGAAGCTGGAAAATGATGAGGAATACCAGCAGCTCGCGGATGCGGCCTGGAATGCCCAAGTGGCTCTGGATGATGCCAAGGAAGCGTTGAAATTCGAGAAAAGCCGGCTGGACGAATATTATTACTACTATAAAAAGCCCAGCATGAAGGCAAGAACTATGAAGTGGAGCTGAACCGCGTTGAGGAAACCAAGCACCACATTGCCGACTTCGAGCCTGTCATTGAAGACCTCACCCGAAAGCGCGATGAGGCGGAAGCCAAGCTTCTTGAGTTCAAGGCCCGCAAGAAAAACCTTGAGAATGAACTGGTAGCCTTGACCAACCAGCAGATCATCCTCGCCCAGAGAATGGATTATTACAAGCCCTTCAATCTGTTCCTGCGGCCCGCTGAAATCAAACAAACAGTCATTCCCGGTTCCGCCAAAAACAAATTTGGCGAGATCATTTACAAGGTGGACCGGTGCCACACCTGTCATGTTTCTTTTGACGACGCCTACTACAGCGATTTCAAGCAACCCCTGAAAACCCACCCGAACCGGGAAATCCTGATTGGACACCACGACCCTCTGGAAACGGGATGCACATGGTGTCATAGGGGGCAGGGGACGGCCACCGCGCCCACGGAGGATGCCCATGGGTCCCATCATGAAATGGACCAGACCCTGGGTATTAACGAACCCCTTCTGCACGGCAACCTCAT
Coding sequences within it:
- a CDS encoding Ubiquinol-cytochrome c reductase cytochrome b subunit PetD encodes the protein MGTAEKPPAKPPAKPAAKAPAKAAPKKKVEDLPEKVHVWPYLVRLEFLCAIIVSVLLTVWSITIDAPLEEAANPTKTPNPSKAPWYFLGLQDILVYFDPWFAGVVAPVLIIVGLMLIPYLDVNPKGNGYYTYTERKLAIWVYSFGFLVLWIALIIMGVFLRGPGWNLFMPWQYWDPHKVVALTNVDLPYALGVRTYDMAMLVGGVVVLGYFAVGTAVYFFMERKALKTVGFLRMFLKVQLYLIMIGIVIKIALRLGFNIKYIWVTPWFNV